A region of the Arenibacter antarcticus genome:
GTAGCTGAAGAAATTACAGACAAGTTAGAGAAAATCATCAAAAACCTTTAAATAGAAACAGATGAAAATATCAGCAACAAATAAATTAACTATTATGAGAACATTAGCAATTGTAATTATCGGATTAGTAACGTTAACTAGTTGCAACCATACAACTTAAAATTCAGAAATGATGCACAATAATGGAGGTTCCTATTACTGAGAAATGCATATGGGATGGTGGTTTTTCGCACTTCTAATTGTAATAATATTAATATTTATCAAATTCAAAAAAAGAAAATAATTATGGAGATAGTAATAGCAGCAACCAAAACCTGTCAACACAGGCCTGCACTTGAAAAAGTGCTTCAAGCCGCTTGGTTACCATATAAGGTAATTTATGTTGAGGAGCATCCCGAATTCTTTGAAGAGCATCATTTGAAAGACTCACCACTATTGCTTGTAGATGAAAAAATTGAATCTGTTGGTATGCCCGAAACAGATAAAATAAATGAGCTTAAGGCAAGAGTTAAGGATATATCCGAGCGTAGAACCTCTACAAGAGATGAGAACCATATGATTCCCAAAAATATAGGAACAGAACTTGGTTTAGTCGAAGTTGACGTTACGTGGGGCAGTATTCAATCCATAAAGGCCGCACAACAGGTGCATACGGTGGGAGAGCTAGAAGTATATGATCACCACAAAAAAGGTTTGCCCATTATCGATGCGAGAAAACCGGATACTTCCGGTTCAGTAACTATTCCAGGCTCTAAAAACATTCCTTATGACGAGTTGGTGGAAAGAATGGATGAATTGGACAAAAACAATCCCAGTATCTTTTTTTGTAATGGCCCACAATGCCCACAATCGTCAACAGCTATAAATGACCTCTTGGATGCAGGTTGTTCAGCTGATAGAATTCTATACTACAGGGGAGGAATGCACGACTGGATCACTTTAGGACTTCCTGTACAACAAATTTGAAAATAGCAATGACTATTTCCAGTTGAAGAATGAATTTTAGGAACGATCGGAAATAGATTGAAATACGCTAACAATTATTAATTTAAAATCAAATATTATGAAAACAACAACAATTATTTTATTGGCAATTTGCTTAATAATTCTATCCAGTTGCGAACAGAAAACAGATACTAACGCCATGCTCGAAAATTCAGAAACAAGAACGGAACTTTTTGATGCGATTGCCAGCAACAACAATTACATGACAGAATTCATGGGCAACATGCAAGGAAACGACCATGCAATGCAAATGATGAAGGGAAACCAAAATTTAATGGGTAATATGATGAAGGGTCAGGGTATGCAGATGATGATGAATGATAGTCTGATGTCAATGAATATGATGCAATCAATGATGAAAGATGGAAAAATGATGAATCAGATGATGCAAATCATGCATAAGGAAGGCATGATGAGTGAAGATTGTATGAACACCAGTCTGAAGATGATGAACGATAAAGGAATGAATATGGGAGGCATGCATAATTAAAAATAAATACTAATCTATTTTGCCACGTGTATCTATAATTTGGCGCCTGTACTGAGCGCAGTCGAAGGTTCAAATAGCCGCTGCTCCCGAAGCTTCGGGACTCGATTGCTTTTCAAATATCAGTCGCTATATGGGTTTAATAATATAATCTAAAATCAAGTAATTTGCAGACATTGTAATGTCTTTGATGCAATTCTTCTACAACATCTAACATATTATCATCTTCTTTAAATAAGTTAAAGAATGCTATATCAAGATTTGAGCTGCTTATTCCATTAAATTCATTTCCATAGCCAGAAACACCTTTTGCCCCAGTGATATCTAAAAAATATTGTGCTTCCTCTTCGTCTAAATCTAGAATTTTCGCATTTGAAAAATGTAAAATCTTTCCTTTTAACCTTCCTTCAAAAATTTCTGCAATTTCCTGTAAACTATAGTAGTAGTCATTTAAACAAATACTATTTGATTCACCTGTTATAACCAAGTAGATTATTTCATAGTCTTTAAAATTATGATCATCCAAGATCAGTGCATTTAAGCTATCTTCTAGTCCTTCAATGGTGTCGCATGTTTTATATATACTTGCTATTCCATATTTCATGGCCAATTGTTCCAAGTTTTCTTGGGCTTCGGTAACCTTGTCCGTTTCTATTTCATGAACCCCTTCTAAACAATAAATGAAATAATCTGCATCTATAAATTGTTCTTGGGGTAATTGTTGTCTTTTCTCTAACAAGTTTCTGATTTTATGTAAAGTATATAAAATACAAAATTAATGTAACTCTTCTATTCTTTACAGCGTTTTCATATAAATTACCATTTCACACACATTGCCTCCCCTCCTTCAGTCGGTCAGTTAATAAGCCCGCCGGAATGACTAGATCGGGCAGGTGTTTATTCATAGCTAGTCTTTTGTTTTTTAAAGGTATTCATGAACCTCGTACCTCGGTTTCATTACCTTATTCGAAGAAACTTTTTTGATGACGACATAATTTTTTAAGATTAATAATCTTTAAAAATTTGTGCGAGGTGAAGCGGTGGAAAAAGAAAGTGAAGTTCCAAATACTTTGCTATACCGATGACTGCCAAATCAGCAATTATGGAACGACTATTTTAAAAGTACAAACATTAAGTCTATAAAGAATATGAAATTTCATGTACAACACGTGCCTAAACGCTATTGGAAATATTTAAGTAAGAAACAGTAACCTGTTCTAAATTAATGATCTGCCAGATAGATTATTAAAAAACTTGTAGCTCTTGCTTGCCTCTTCCCTCCTGCCATTGATTTTTGCAAACCCGAAAACCTTGCCGACGATATGACGGATTTCTTTAAACCTTTTAGGATTTACGGCAAGATTAGATGTGATAGTGCTAAACATTAAAACTTCCCTTCCTTATTTTCACTGTTCATGTAAAAAATAGATTACTATGAAAACAACAAAATTAATTACGTTTTTATTTAGTGTACTCCCTGTATTCAGCGCTTGTGATGATGATGATAACAACGGACTTCCAGACAATAACAGTCCAGATACATATGGTATTGCTTATGTAGAAACTACAGAAATTCCAAGTACCGTTTACAACGCTATTATATCTATTTTAAATGCCAACGATAATATTGGAATTGTAGCCGAAGTCAATCATTCAGAAAACGCCTCTAACGCAGGGTTAACTTTAGATTTTACGAGAACCATATTCTTTGGAAACCCAGCTTTAGGTACGCCCCTAATGCAGGATAATATACAAGCAGGATTAGATCTTCCGCAACGTATAACAGTCTATGTTGATGAAGACGGCGATACGGTTGTGGCTTATAATTCTGTAGATTATGTTGTGAATAGACATAATTTAGGAGATGTTACTACCACTGAAACCATCGCTAATGCCTTGGCCAATATCGTTAATTCGGCCACTGGAGAAGATGTCATCTTAAATCCTGTAGATACAGATGATCCTGCTGGAATTATTACAGTGAACAGTCCGAATGATTTTGATACCACCTACGACCAAATCTTAAACACCTTAAATAGCATAGATCCTATTACCGTGATGGCAGAATTAGATCATCAAGCTAATGCGGTGGGAGTTGACATGGTATTAATGCCTGCAAAACTTATTATTTTTGGAAACCCAATATTAGGAACACCTTTAATGCAAGATTCTCGTACAGCAGCCTTGGATTTACCTCAAAAAATGTTGGTTTATGAAGACGCTAACGGCGACGTTAAAATTATTTATAACGATCCGTACGAAATGGCCGACCGACATGGTATAGACGCTAACGCTGGGAATTTAGAATTAATTTCTAACGCTTTACAAAACATTGCCGCTTCTGGAGCTGCAGAATAGTAAATCTCACTAAAATATTTTTAAATAAAACCCAGTAGTTTTAGTTCTAAACGTACTGGGTTTTTATATATTATTAGTTCAATTATTTATCGGCAAGTCCAACTTATCAAGAACTTTAGGTGATTGGTAATAATTATTTCTTAACCCACTTCACACACACACACACATTTACTCATACTTAGTTATTTTAGAGTAAAGAATCCATGCACCTCACGAAAAGTTCGGTGTCACTTCCCTCCTATCCCTTCGACTCCGCTCAGGACAGGCTTTGACTCACATAATAAGCCCGCCGGAATGACTAGGTTGGGCAGTTGTTTATTCATTGCTAGTGTTTTGTTTTTTAAAGGTCTTCATGAACCTCGTACCTCGGTTTCATTACCTTTTGAGAAAGTGATTTTTAGCAGACGACATAATTTTTTAAGATTAATAATCTTTAAAAATTTGTGCGAGGTGAAGCGGTGGAAAAAGAAAGTGAAGTTCCAAATACTTTGCTTTACCGAAGACTGCCAACGCACCAACCCGCTCAAAAAAGCAAAGATTCTCAATCTTCATATTTTGTGCCTTACCAAAGCAAAGTCAGGTAACCATGCCTACGCAAAAAAGCTACGGAAGGCAGGCGCAAGACATTATGGTTCAATTTGAGTTATTAGTTTAGCCAGTGGCTGAAGCAATAATCAAGAAAGCTGGCGCTCTTGTGAAATTCCAGAGAAGTTTAATCTATGTAGCTATAATTGTATTATGAACGGAATATTTTAAAGAATGGAGAATCCTTTAAAATTTACCGAGTTGATACGGCTGGTTTTTAGCGTAACCTTTGTATTTCTCAACAAAAAATCTTAATTGCTTTTATTCAAAATCAATGCACGGGCCATCTCTAAAAGCAACTTTTTTTCATGAAAAGATCTTTTTAAAGGCAGTTGGGCTAAGCCTATTAACCTGCGCATCATCTCTATTCCGGCCACTTGAGCGAGTAATTGTTCGTTCAGCCTTCCTGGATACCTACTTTTTATTGTTTGGAGGCAATCTATATTCATCGTAATCATAATACTATGTGCCGCCAGTACCCCAATGTCAAATTCAGCAAATCCCATAAAGCTGAATTCTGGATCAATTAGGTAGATGTGTTCTCCTTTTGTCATCCAACTCCCGGGATAATAATCACCGTGCAAAAGAATATTGCCTTGAGACAGGTATTGTAGTCCCACTTTTGAAATCTCTTTTTTTAATGTTTCATCCGTTCTATACATTAGAGCGAGTTCCTGAAGCCCTTCCTGAATGCCATTTAGGGAGAAATCACTTTCCTTAAGAAAAGGTAGTACAAATATGTGTTGGTGATTAAGTAATCGCAACTCCATATTTTCAGGGTATTCTATAGGTGCGGATTTATGGATTTGGGAAGCAATATCCAAAAGCTGATGGAGTTGGGAAGTTGTAATATTTCTTTCATCATACAGGTATGACATATCTTTACAATCCCCTAGGTCTTCCAGAATTAATAAATAGTTGTCTGCATTATAGGTTAGAACATCAGGAATATGTGGTGCAATAGCTTTATTTGTAACTGCTTTGTAAAATTGATACTCTACATCAATACGCTCAATGGGCGCAATTATCTGTGGGTATTTTTGAACAAAAGGACGCGATTGC
Encoded here:
- a CDS encoding rhodanese-like domain-containing protein, which gives rise to MEIVIAATKTCQHRPALEKVLQAAWLPYKVIYVEEHPEFFEEHHLKDSPLLLVDEKIESVGMPETDKINELKARVKDISERRTSTRDENHMIPKNIGTELGLVEVDVTWGSIQSIKAAQQVHTVGELEVYDHHKKGLPIIDARKPDTSGSVTIPGSKNIPYDELVERMDELDKNNPSIFFCNGPQCPQSSTAINDLLDAGCSADRILYYRGGMHDWITLGLPVQQI
- a CDS encoding DUF6642 family protein; the protein is MLEKRQQLPQEQFIDADYFIYCLEGVHEIETDKVTEAQENLEQLAMKYGIASIYKTCDTIEGLEDSLNALILDDHNFKDYEIIYLVITGESNSICLNDYYYSLQEIAEIFEGRLKGKILHFSNAKILDLDEEEAQYFLDITGAKGVSGYGNEFNGISSSNLDIAFFNLFKEDDNMLDVVEELHQRHYNVCKLLDFRLYY
- a CDS encoding DUF302 domain-containing protein; its protein translation is MKTTKLITFLFSVLPVFSACDDDDNNGLPDNNSPDTYGIAYVETTEIPSTVYNAIISILNANDNIGIVAEVNHSENASNAGLTLDFTRTIFFGNPALGTPLMQDNIQAGLDLPQRITVYVDEDGDTVVAYNSVDYVVNRHNLGDVTTTETIANALANIVNSATGEDVILNPVDTDDPAGIITVNSPNDFDTTYDQILNTLNSIDPITVMAELDHQANAVGVDMVLMPAKLIIFGNPILGTPLMQDSRTAALDLPQKMLVYEDANGDVKIIYNDPYEMADRHGIDANAGNLELISNALQNIAASGAAE
- a CDS encoding phosphotransferase; this encodes MYLDATTSISDFEICLHNIGFFDSKHEQILTVEKPGEGNMNVVLRIRTNKRSFIIKQSRPFVQKYPQIIAPIERIDVEYQFYKAVTNKAIAPHIPDVLTYNADNYLLILEDLGDCKDMSYLYDERNITTSQLHQLLDIASQIHKSAPIEYPENMELRLLNHQHIFVLPFLKESDFSLNGIQEGLQELALMYRTDETLKKEISKVGLQYLSQGNILLHGDYYPGSWMTKGEHIYLIDPEFSFMGFAEFDIGVLAAHSIMITMNIDCLQTIKSRYPGRLNEQLLAQVAGIEMMRRLIGLAQLPLKRSFHEKKLLLEMARALILNKSN